The sequence CCCTCGGCCTACGACCGTCATCATCCGCAGCGCATCGTGTCCGTTGACGACGAGGACACCCGGAAGGTTCAGACGGCCGTGGCCGGGCGGGGCCGGTTGGATGAGCCCGTCTTGGGGCCACCTTCCGGCGGGCGCTTGTGCTCGTCGTTCGCAGCAAGCAGGTGCTCAGCTGGGATCGGCTCGCTGAATGGGCAGACCCGAGGTTGGCAGCCCTTCTACCGAAAGACAAGGTCACCGTCCTTGTTGAAGCTGCCCGCGAAACTGCCGAAGCGGATCCCCTGCTATCGGTGATCGTGGTCGACTCGGACAGACGGCGGCCCGACCCGGCGTACTGGGACATCCTCTTCCAACTCGATTGCCCCGTTCCCCCACGAGGCGGTGAGAAGACGTAGCTGGAGGGTCGATCTTGTGGTTTCGTAAGCGAGAGCGAGCAACGTTTATCGATGGTTTCGGGCAGCACTTGGCGATCAGACAGCCCGAAGATGTCGATGAGAAGTGACAACTGAGGTTCCCCCTTTGATCTGGACAGCTTGATACTGGGACGGATGGGTCCCGGAGGAAGTAGTCCAGGTTGAGTGGCAAGAGCAACATGAGCAAGCGGTACACGGCCGAGTTCAAGCGCGACGCGGTCGCGCTCGTCCGTTCGTCGCCGCTTCGGAACGTCACCGAGATCGCCCGTGAACTCGGCGTGAGTCCGGAGGGGCTTCGCGGCTGGGTGAAGCAGGCGAAGACCGACCGCGGTGAAGGGGCGCCCGGCGCGCTGACCACGGCGGAGAAGGACGAGCTGCAGCGGCTGCGCAGGGAGAACCGGGAACAGCAGCAGACGATCGAGATCTTGAAAAAAGCAGCGGCCTTCTTCGCGAAGGAGACGATGAAGTAGGCACGCTGTGCCGTTTCATCGACGCGGAGAAGGCCGCCGAGACCAACCCCGGCGGCTATGGCGTGGCCCTGCTGTGCCGCGTAACGGGGATCAACCGCTCCACCTACTACGCCTGGCTGGCGGCCCGGCCGGCAGCGGCCGAACGGCAGTGCGCCGCAGACGAGTTGACTGAGGAGATCCGTGAGATCCACGCCTCCTCCCGGGGTGCCTACGGTGCCCCGCGCGTGCACGCTGCGCTGCGGCGCAAGGGCCATGCGATCAACCGGAAGAAGGTCGAGCGGATCATGCGCGAGCGCGACATCCGCGGTGTCACCCGCCGCAGGCGCCGCCACCTGACGCAGCAGGACACCAAGGCCGCCCCGGCCCCGGACCTGGTCGGCCGCGACTTCACCGCAACACGGCCCGGCACGAAGCTCGTCGGGGACATCACGTATCTGCCGACGATCGAGGGCTGGTGGTTTCTCGCGACCGTCATCGACCTGGCGACGCGCGAGGTGATCGGGTACGCGATGGCCGACCACCACCGCGCCGAGCTGGTCACCGACGCCCTGCGCATGGCCGCCGGCCGTGTTGGCCTGCAGCCGGGCTGCATCATGCACAGCG comes from Streptomyces sp. NBC_00448 and encodes:
- a CDS encoding transposase, whose protein sequence is MSGKSNMSKRYTAEFKRDAVALVRSSPLRNVTEIARELGVSPEGLRGWVKQAKTDRGEGAPGALTTAEKDELQRLRRENREQQQTIEILKKAAAFFAKETMK
- a CDS encoding IS3 family transposase; translation: MDAEKAAETNPGGYGVALLCRVTGINRSTYYAWLAARPAAAERQCAADELTEEIREIHASSRGAYGAPRVHAALRRKGHAINRKKVERIMRERDIRGVTRRRRRHLTQQDTKAAPAPDLVGRDFTATRPGTKLVGDITYLPTIEGWWFLATVIDLATREVIGYAMADHHRAELVTDALRMAAGRVGLQPGCIMHSDRGSEGEFRQELRELNLRQSMGRTGICYDNAAAESFFGLLKAEIGTAVWESREAARADVFRFIEVEYNRTRLRRHPEFGYLTPLETRARLQQDLAPAA